A genomic window from Natronorubrum aibiense includes:
- a CDS encoding BKACE family enzyme: MSYQNYLEGGKLLLTVPTTGGVQGKEANPNLPESPEEIATAARECEQLGAAIVHLHGRDERGERDGDQLQEINDRVRERCDDIIIQNTTGGTGLPLEERVKGIRTDPLPEMASLDMGPMNRYQHITSENTRHMIDSLAAEMQEKGIKPEMEVFNNGHLNEVYRLIDKGLLEEPYYINLIFGPGTLTPPTPENMVNMVNNLPENSIFNVLAIGPHQLPLTTMGIVMGGHIRVGMEDNLYYRRGEPVESNAQLVERAVRIADELERDLATPDDARDLLGL; this comes from the coding sequence ATGAGTTACCAGAACTATCTCGAGGGCGGAAAGCTGCTGCTGACGGTGCCGACCACCGGCGGCGTGCAGGGGAAAGAAGCCAACCCGAATCTGCCGGAGTCGCCCGAGGAGATCGCGACCGCAGCGCGGGAGTGTGAACAGTTGGGCGCGGCGATCGTCCACCTCCACGGTCGCGACGAACGGGGCGAGCGAGACGGTGACCAACTACAGGAGATCAACGACCGAGTTCGCGAGCGCTGTGACGACATCATCATCCAGAACACGACCGGGGGAACTGGACTGCCACTCGAAGAACGGGTGAAAGGCATCCGAACTGATCCGCTTCCAGAGATGGCATCGCTCGACATGGGGCCGATGAACCGCTACCAGCACATCACCTCCGAGAACACGCGCCACATGATCGATTCGCTCGCGGCGGAGATGCAAGAGAAGGGAATCAAACCCGAGATGGAAGTGTTCAACAACGGCCACCTGAACGAGGTCTACCGGCTCATCGACAAGGGCCTGCTCGAGGAGCCGTATTACATCAACCTCATTTTCGGCCCCGGGACGCTCACGCCGCCGACGCCGGAGAACATGGTGAATATGGTCAACAACCTCCCCGAGAACTCGATTTTCAACGTGCTCGCGATCGGGCCACACCAGCTGCCACTCACGACGATGGGGATCGTCATGGGCGGACACATCCGTGTGGGCATGGAAGATAACCTGTACTACCGACGCGGCGAACCCGTCGAGAGCAACGCCCAACTGGTCGAACGGGCGGTCCGAATCGCCGACGAACTCGAGCGCGACCTCGCGACGCCGGACGATGCGCGAGACCTCCTCGGATTGTAG
- a CDS encoding 3-hydroxyacyl-CoA dehydrogenase family protein, with protein sequence MTDNEVEDTARSNGARSMPSATSVATIGAGTMGHGIAFAAAAGGCPVSLFDVDDASLEEARAKIRATAAAVADSGAYEFETVSELTDRIEYVTALEDAVDGADLVIEAVPEDREIKLATFERIDRHVDDDTVVATNTSSLPLDDLVEPITAPERFCGMHWFHPPHIVPVVEVVYGDATTADTIDTASQFLREIGKDPVVVERDVPGFIANRIQSAMAREAWALLEAGVASPADIDRAIKGTFGFRLPLLGAFEKGDHSGLDIHHTVLEELLPEIDRSTSPPPVLSDLVEEGRYGAKTGRGVYDWRDADLERISEERDRLLLEQLEVYRAARGPPSTDRA encoded by the coding sequence GTGACAGACAACGAAGTCGAAGACACCGCTCGCTCGAACGGGGCGCGCTCGATGCCGTCGGCCACCAGCGTAGCCACGATCGGTGCCGGGACGATGGGCCACGGTATCGCCTTCGCGGCCGCTGCTGGCGGCTGTCCGGTATCACTGTTCGACGTCGATGACGCGTCGCTCGAGGAGGCTCGAGCGAAGATACGGGCCACCGCGGCGGCCGTCGCGGACAGTGGTGCGTACGAGTTCGAGACCGTCTCGGAACTCACCGACCGAATCGAGTACGTGACCGCGCTCGAGGACGCCGTCGACGGTGCCGACCTCGTCATCGAAGCCGTGCCCGAGGATAGAGAGATCAAGCTGGCCACGTTCGAACGGATCGACCGGCACGTCGACGACGACACCGTCGTAGCGACGAACACCTCGTCGCTCCCGCTTGATGACCTCGTCGAGCCGATCACCGCACCGGAGCGATTCTGTGGCATGCACTGGTTCCACCCTCCCCACATCGTCCCCGTCGTCGAGGTCGTCTACGGCGACGCGACGACAGCTGACACGATCGACACCGCGTCCCAGTTCCTTCGCGAGATCGGCAAAGATCCCGTCGTCGTCGAACGGGACGTTCCGGGCTTCATCGCGAACCGAATTCAGTCCGCGATGGCGCGGGAAGCGTGGGCGCTCCTCGAGGCGGGCGTCGCCAGTCCGGCGGATATCGACCGGGCGATCAAGGGAACGTTTGGCTTCCGGCTCCCACTGCTCGGTGCGTTCGAGAAGGGCGACCACTCCGGGCTCGACATCCATCACACTGTCCTCGAGGAACTCCTGCCGGAGATCGACCGCAGCACGTCACCACCGCCGGTCCTCTCGGACCTTGTCGAAGAAGGCCGATACGGTGCGAAGACGGGCCGCGGCGTCTACGATTGGCGCGACGCCGACCTCGAGCGGATCTCCGAAGAGCGCGACCGACTGCTGCTCGAGCAACTCGAGGTGTATCGGGCGGCTCGAGGGCCACCGTCGACGGATCGGGCGTAA